From Schistocerca cancellata isolate TAMUIC-IGC-003103 chromosome 6, iqSchCanc2.1, whole genome shotgun sequence, a single genomic window includes:
- the LOC126191275 gene encoding peroxiredoxin-6-like — protein MKLESIVPNFKAPSTQGPLDFYKWKGDSWCVLFSHPADFTPVCTTELGRIAVHNPEFQKRGVKLLALSCDKLKDHVDWVNDIKSYCKDIPGDFPYPIVSDETRELAVKLDMIDERDKDNVEKAMTVRAMYVIGPDNRLRLSMVYPASCGRNVDELLRVIDSLQLTDRLKVVATPANWTPGTKVMILPHVPDQDLPKLFPGGVERVSMPSGNNYVRTTTDY, from the exons ATGAAGCTCGAGAGCATCGTACCCAACTTCAAGGCGCCCTCCACGCAGGGACCGCTGGACTTCTACAAGTGGAAAGGCGACTC GTGGTGTGTTCTGTTCTCACACCCGGCAGACTTCACGCCGGTGTGTACCACAGAGCTGGGCCGCATCGCCGTCCACAACCCGGAGTTCCAGAAGCGAGGAGTCAAGCTGCTGGCGCTCTCCTGCGACAAACTCAAGGACCACGTCGACTGGGTCAAT GACATCAAGTCGTACTGCAAGGACATTCCGGGCGACTTCCCGTACCCCATCGTGTCCGACGAGACGCGCGAGCTGGCCGTCAAGCTGGACATGATCGACGAGCGCGACAAGGACAACGTGGAGAAGGCGATGACGGTGAGGGCCATGTACGTCATCGGGCCGGACAACCGGCTGCGACTCTCCATGGTGTACCCCGCGTCCTGCGGCCGCAACGTCGA TGAGCTGCTGCGCGTGATCGACTCCCTGCAGCTGACGGACCGGCTGAAGGTGGTGGCCACTCCCGCCAACTGGACGCCCGGCACCAAGGTGATGATCCTGCCGCACGTGCCCGACCAAGACCTCCCCAAACTCTTCCCTGGCGGCGTCGAGCGCGTCTCCATGCCCTCCGGCAACAACTACGTGCGCACCACCACCGACTACTGA
- the LOC126191277 gene encoding peroxiredoxin-6-like encodes MKLESIVPNFKAPSTQGPLDFYKWKGDSWCVLFSHPADFTPVCTTELGRIADHNPEFQKRGVKLLALSCDKLKDHVDWVNDIKSYCKDIPGDFPYPIVSDETRELAVKLDMIDERDKDNVEKAMTVRAMYVIGPDNRLRLSMVYPASCGRNVDELLRVIDSLQLTDRLKVVATPANWTPGTKVMILPHVPDQDLPKLFPGGVERVSMPSGNNYVRTTTDY; translated from the exons ATGAAGCTCGAGAGCATCGTACCCAACTTCAAGGCGCCCTCCACGCAGGGGCCACTGGACTTCTACAAGTGGAAAGGCGACTC GTGGTGTGTTCTGTTCTCACACCCGGCAGACTTCACGCCAGTGTGTACCACAGAGCTGGGCCGCATCGCCGACCACAACCCGGAGTTCCAGAAGCGAGGAGTCAAGCTGCTGGCACTCTCCTGCGACAAGCTCAAGGACCACGTCGACTGGGTCAAT GACATCAAGTCGTACTGCAAGGACATTCCGGGCGACTTCCCGTACCCCATCGTGTCCGACGAGACGCGCGAGCTGGCCGTCAAGCTGGACATGATCGACGAGCGCGACAAGGACAACGTGGAGAAGGCGATGACGGTGAGGGCCATGTACGTCATCGGGCCGGACAACCGGCTGCGACTCTCCATGGTGTACCCCGCGTCCTGCGGCCGCAACGTCGA tgagctgctgcgCGTGATCGACTCCCTGCAGCTGACGGACCGTCTGAAGGTGGTGGCCACTCCCGCCAACTGGACGCCCGGCACCAAGGTGATGATCCTGCCGCACGTGCCCGACCAAGACCTGCCCAAGCTCTTCCCTGGCGGCGTCGAGCGCGTCTCCATGCCCTCCGGCAACAACTACGTGCGCACCACCACTGACTACTGA